The nucleotide window AATAGTAACCTTAGGCTGGATTTTAATTTCTCTTTTTGGAGCGATTCCTTTTATGTTATCAGGGGTTTTCGATAATTTTGTTAATGCTTTCTTTGAAAGTGTTAGTGGCTTTACTACTACTGGAGCAACGGTTATTCTTTCCTTAGAGAGTTTATCGCATAGTATTCTCTTCTGGCGGAGTTTGAGTCACTGGTTAGGTGGAATGGGGATTATTGTGATGTCGATTGCAATTTTACCAGAGTTAGCTGGTTCAATGCAGTTATTTAAAGCAGAGGTTCCAGGGCCTGTTAATGATAGATTGAGACCGAGAATTAAAGAGACAGCTAAAACATTGTGGGTTATCTATATTTTATTGACTATTGCTCAGATATTTTTCTTATTTCTCAATGATATGTCTCTTTTTGATGCTATTTTGCATTCTTTTGGGACAATGTCTACAGGAGGGTTCTCCTCTAGAACACTAAGTGTTAGAGCATATGATAGTTTAATTATTGAAGCAATTATGGTTTTTTTTATGTTCTTAGCTGGAACCAATTTTACTTTACATTATCAGGTTTTACAAGGAAATATTAAAGCTTTATTTAATAATAAAGAATTTCGCTTTTATTTATTTTTAGTAAGTACAGCAATTCTTTTGATTACTGTGAATTTAAGATTACAGGTATATAAAGGTTGGCTTCAGTCTATTAGGTATGCTGCTTTTCAAACATTATCGATTATGAGTACAGCTGGATTTGCTACTGTTGATTATGATATTTGGCCACCTTTTGCTAGAGGAATTTTGCTTGTTTTAATGTTTATCGGTGGTTGTGCTGGTTCAACAGCTGGAGGAATTAAGATTATTAGAATTTACGCTTTAATGAAAAAAGGTTTTCAAGAATTGTATAAATTAATTCATCCTCGGGCTGTAACTTCTTTAAAGATAGGTAATCGTGCTGTATCTGAAGAAGTTTCAACTAGTATTCTTGGTTTCTTCTTTTTATATATTATAGTTTTTGTGGTAGCGGCAATTACTTTAACTTCTTTTGGTATTGATTTGATTAGTTCAATTTCAGCTGTAGCAGCAACCCTTGGTAATATTGGTCCTGGTTTAGGGTTGATTGGTCCGTTAAATACATATGTGCCGTTGCCGACTGTTGGGAAATTATTACTTTCCTTTTGTATGTTATTAGGAAGATTAGAGATTTATACTGTATTAGTATTTATGTTAGCTGGTTTTTGGCGTCGATAAATATAAAGTAAAATATATTTTGATTTACATTTAGTGAAAATAATGTTATAATGAATACAAATTTGAGATTATTAAAAGGATAAATTGAAGTATTTATGATATCAATTAAAATAGTTCGACAATTAAATTGTTTCTGTAGACCTACTGATTTAAAGTAGGTTTTTCTTAATCTTATTTAGAATAAGTAACATTTTGTACTGTTATGAAGGAGAAAGTTTGGATTTATAGAATTTTATTTAGTACAAGTTATTTTATATTATTAATTTGGTAAATAATTGTTAAAAATAATTTGAATGGGAATAATATTTATTAGCACCATAATTATAAAAATATTTAGCTGAAGGGTGATAATTAAATATGTCTACAAAAAGTGCTATCAAGGTGACAGTAAAAGGGAGAGTGCAGGGAGTAGGATATCGAGCATTTACTCATCAAAAAGCAACTAAATTAGGACTTAGAGGCTATGTTAGAAGTTCTGACGGAAATGAAATTGAGGTATTTGCTGAAGGAAATCAAGAGTCGTTAGAAGAATTAGTAGATTTATTAGAATCTGGTCCTGCTCGAGCTGAGATTGAAGATGTTGAATGGGAATGGGCTGATGTTACTGACGATTATATTAGATTTGCCATTAAATATTAATTGTTGGTAGCTAGGTTAGTGTTTTAATAGAATTAATAGGAATTAAGGAAAGGATTCAGGAGGAGTTACAAATGAATATGGCCAATAGATTAACTTTAAGTAGGATTTTAATTATTCCTATCTTTCTATATATCTTTTTTGTTCAGTTTAAATATCATTTATTAATTGCTGGGGTTATATTTTTTTTGTCAGGATTAACAGATTTGTTTGATGGATATATAGCTAGAACATATAATCAAGTTTCAAATTTAGGTAAATTACTGGATCCACTGGCTGATAAGTTAACTATGGTGACTGTCTTTACAGCTCTAGCTATCAATCAATTAATTCCTATTGGGATTCTTTTAGTAGTAGTTTGCCGAGAAATAATTATTTTATCCGGGGCTATCTTTGTTTATTTGAATAAGGCTGATATTATTAACCCTAGTAAATTTGGAAAATATGCTACTTTATTTCTTTACATAACTGCTTTTTCTTATATTGTTAGATGGGAATTTTTTCAGTATTTTGTTTTTCTAGCAATTCCATTAACTATAATTAGCGGGATTGATTACTGTATAAAAGCTTATAATACTTTTATTAATGGATAGACTAATAGTCTATCCATTTTTCATTTCTTATTTTACAAAAAATGTTAAAAAACTGTAAAAATATGAAGGGGAATTATAGTAAAACAAGAAGATAATATAATAAAAGATTAATATTTTGGAGGTGAAAGAGTGTCAGAAGCTTATAATTTGACAGAAGTGATGACAATTTCCGATATGGCTTATAAGATTTTAAAAGAGCATAAAGAACCATTACATTATAAAGAGATTTTTGAAAAAATTAGTAAAGTAAAACAGATTAAAAATTCTGGTTCGGTTCAGTCCTGTATTTATTCTGAAGATAAATTTATTAGAATGGGGGAGGGATATTGGGGATTAACTGAATGGCTATTGAGTGGCTTAAGATTTATCTATTCCATAAAGCCCCTTGAATATCAGCGGAGAACTTTGAAGATTGATTATGATCATGAATTGTATTTTCCCTATTATATTCAGAATCAAGAGATTGATATTGAGTTTAAAGATCGTAAATATACTGGTATTCGTAAAGATAAACAGACTTTTGAATTAGAAGATTTTTATAATAATGAACCGATTAATCCTAGAGATAAATTGATTATTAAGATTTCTGATGTTAATAAGTTGAATTATGAAATAGTAGATTTAAAACCAAAAAATATAGAATTAGATAATCTAAATCAACGCATTGCAGACTTAGCCTTTAAAGTTTTAGAGAAAAAACGAGGGATTATGAGTACTACTAGAATATTAGAACAGATTCTTATTAGATTATTAAAGACAGGAGAGATATCAAGTACAGGAGAATTTGATTTAAAACCTCTGCTACCCTTATCCAAGATTTTAAATGCAGATGGTCGTTTTAATGAACGTTTAGCTGGGATGTTTACCCTTAATATTTAGTTGGTTAATTAGTATTCCTCCTTTAATGTTGAATGATGATAGGTATGGGAAATAGCAAGTTTACTAAAGTTTTGGGAGGAGTAATTATGAAGAAGAGTATTAATTTAAGTCAGGAGGATATACGGCTTAATTATTTGAGTAAACTCAATTTTGCTAAAAATTTATTACTTGACTTGTTGCCATCAGATGAAGAAGTTGAGACTGACATGCAGGATCTTTATTCTACTTTAAAAAAGTTAATTAATTTACTTCAGGAGATTAAGCAAGACAAACATGAAGATTTTTCTCAGGTTTATCAATTAATAGTTGAAAATGAATTTTTAGATTTTATTTATTTTGCTAAGGAAGAAGAAATATATTTAACAATTAAAGAGAAATTTGATTTAGATCCTGAATATCAATGGAATTTATTTAATAGAATCTATGCTAAATTAGAAGAGGTTTCTCAAAAAATCAATTATCTATCGGAGATAGAAAGTAGTGATGCATCTGAAATTCAAAAATTATTAATGGAAATAGCAATCATATTTAACACTAACTTGACTACAGAAGCAAAAGAAAATAAATATTTAGTTCGCCATTTAAATGGAGTTTACCATTATATAAGAGGAGACTTTAATGAATCTTTGCATACAAAAGGTAATCTTGCTATTGAAGGTGATCTGCTACAGAGAGCTAAGAATGAATATAAGCAGGCATTGAAATTTGATAAAAGCTTAGTTAAGGCCCGGAATAGATTAAGACAGATGGAAAAATCAATTGTTTGACTTCTAATAAGCTAATTGATTAACTACCTAGGTAGTTAATCAATTAGCTTATTTTTAAATTACTTTAATAGTGCCTGTTAATCGGTTTTGGGTACTTAATTTCATTATTTAGTTGCCCTTTTTTATGAGATGAACTAAATAAAACTAAAAGAAGATTGATTTAAGCTTGTTAGTTTTAAAGAGATAATATATAATAGTTTTAGAATAGCAAGATGTATTAACTTATTTTTCTTAATATTAAATTATTTTGGAGATAGTAAAGGTTTAAGAGGAAATAATTACTTTTAATTAAAAGGGATGATATTAATGTTGAAGAAAAAGTTAGCGACAGTACTTATATTATTAGTAGCTTTAATGGCTATTGGACATGTAGGACAGGCAATTAATCCTAAAGAAGTTGAAGGTAAAATAACTATATTTCATGCTGGGTCGTTGGCAATTCCTTTTAAGCAGGTAGAAGAGGCTTTTGAAGCCAAGTATCCACAGGCTGATGTAATTAGAGAGGCAGCTGGTAGTAGAACTACTGTTCGTAAAGTAACTGATTTAGGTAGAAAGGCAGATATAGTAGGTTCAGCTGATTTTACAGTAATTGAAAAACTAATGATGCCTGAATTTACTGAATGGAGAGCAAATTTTGCAACTAATGAGATGGCTATTATGTACACCCCTCATTCAAAGTATACTGATGAAATCAATAGTGATAATTGGTATGAGATTTTATTAAGAGATGATGTGGCTTATGGTCATTCTAATCCTAATGCTGATCCTTGTGGTTATCGTAGTCAATTAGTTTGGAAATTGGCTGAAGATTATTATAATGAGCTTGGTTTGTATGATAAATTAGATGCTGGTTGTCCTACTAAAAATATTCGACCTAAGGAGACGGATTTGATTGCAATGTTAGAAGCTGGCGAACTGGATTATCTCTTTATTTATCGTTCTGTAGCACAGCAACATGATATGTCGTTTGTAGTATTACCAGAAAAGATTAGTTTAAAGACTAATCGTTATGCAGATTTTTATAGTACTGTTAGCTTTGATGTAAGTGGAAAGAAACCAGGTGAAAAGATTACCAAAACTGGTAGACCAATGGTTTATGGAGTGACTATACCTAAAAATGCTCCTAATAAGACTGGAGCTGTTGCTTTTATGAAGTTTTTGCTAGGCGAAGAAGGACAAGAGATTATGCGCAAAAATGGTCAGCCACCGATTGCTCCAGCAAAGGTTGATAATTTAGATAAAGTTCCGGCTGATTTGCGATCCACTGTAGAGGAGTAAAATTATGAATCGATCTATTTTCAAATTAGTTTTAAGTTTGCTTTCAATTTTACTTCTGTTCTTTATTTTAGCTCCTTTAACTAAATTATTAACAGGATCAAGTACTGAATTAATATTAAGTACTTTACAAGAACAGAAAGTCTATAATTCATTACTTACTACTTTTAAAGCTTCATTAGTTGCTACTTTAATTACTTTATTTTTAGGAATCCCTCTGGCTTATTTATTAGCTAGGGGTAATTTTCCTGGGCAGGCTTTGATAGAAGGAATAATTAATTTACCGGTAATTATTCCTCATACAGCTGCAGGTATTGCATTGCTTACTGTATTTGGCAGCCAATTCTTTGGAGGTAAGTTTTTTAGTAAGTTAGGAATAGAGTTTGTAGGTGAATTTGCTGGTATTGTAATAGGGATGATGTTTGTAAGTTTACCTTTTTTAGTTAATGAAGTAAAAGAAGGCTTCAGATCAATTGATGATAGATTAGAGAAGGTATCTCGAACTTTAGGAGCAACTCCAGCCCAGACTTTTTTTAAAGTAGCATTACCATTAAATAAAAATCATATTATTTCTGGTTCTGTTATGATGTGGGGGAGAGGTTTATCAGAATTTGGAGCAGTAGTAATTTTAGCTTATCATCCTATGACAGCACCTATTTTGATTTATGAGCGCTTTACTTCTTATGGTTTAAAGTATTCCAAACCAATAGCAATTGTGATGGTATTAGTTACTCTCTCTATCTTTATTGGGTTACGGTTACTGTATGGTCGAGAAGGAGAGAAAAATTAATGATTAAGTTAGAGAATATAAGTAAGAATCTAGGAAATTTTAAGCTTAAAAATATAAATTTAGAATTAAAAGAAGAAGAATATTTTACAATTTTAGGGCCGACAGGCACAGGGAAATCTATTTTATTGGAAGTTATTGCTGGTTTACAGCAGCCGGAAGAGGGTGATATTTGGTTTGGAGATAAACTAGTTAATGATCTACCACCTGAAGAGAGACAGATAGGAATGGTATATCAAAATTATATGTTATTTCCTCATTTAAATGTTAAAGATAATATATTATTTGGTTTGAAAATAAGAAGAGAATCAGCTACTAGAAAAAAGAGAAAGTTACAAGAAATAGTTTCGTTATTAGGAATTAGTAATTTTTTAGACCGCTCTATTAAAACATTAAGTGGTGGGGAAAAGCAGCGGGTTGCATTAGCTAGAGCTTTAATTATTTCACCTAATGTTCTATTATTGGATGAACCCTTAAGTGCCCTCGATCCTAGTACTAAAACTAAAATACAGCAAGATTTAAAACGAGTTCATACTGAATTGGGGACAACTACTTTACATGTAACTCATGATTTTAATGAGGCTCTGTCCTTAGCCGATAGGATTGCTATTATGCAGCAGGGAGAAATAGTCCAGATTGGACCTTCTCAGCAGGTTTTTAAGCAGCCAGAGTCAAGTTTTGTAGCAGAATTTGTAGGTAGTAAAAATATTTTTGTAGGTAAGATAATTTATAAAGATGATAAAAAGTTGATTAAAGTCAATGACGATGTAGAATTAGAAATAGCTACTGAAAAAGAAGGACAGGTTAGTTTAATTATTCGTCCCGAAGATATAATTATTTCTCTTCGGTCTTTTAATTCTAGTGCTCGTAATTCTTATCAAGGAGTAGTAAAAGCGATTGAAAAACGTATGTCGATAGTAGAGGTTATAGTTGATATCGGCATTGAAATAACTGCTTATGTTACTTATCGTTCTCTAGAAGAGATGGAGATAGAACCTGAAGAAGAAGTTTATATAACTTTTAAAGCTACAGCTGGACATATTATAGAAAAAGTTAATGATACGACTAAAATTAGAGGTGTATAATTAATATATTTCTTTACTAAACTAAAAAATAATACCAAAAATCCCTTTTTAAAGAGGGATTTTTTTAATTTTCCTGAAAAATTAGTACAGTAACTAAACTATATAAAGTAGGAGAATTAATATGAAATCAATAACTTATTTACAGACGTTAGATAAAGACTCATTAATTTATGTGGATGTTAGGTCGCCAAAGGAGTTTACTGAATCTACTATTCCAGGTGCAGTTAATATTCCTATATTTGATAATGAAGAACGGGATGAAATTGGAACTATTTATAACCAGGAAAGTCAGATGAAGGCCCGCATGTTAGGAATGGAGCTATTGGCTCCTAAATTACCTCGCTTAGTTAAAGAGATTAGGACTTTAACTAAGAAATATAAATATGTTGTTTTATTTTGTGCACGAGGTGGATTAAGAAGTGAAAGTATAGGAGTAATTACTGAATTAATTGGAGTTAAGCTCTATAAATTAGAAGGTGGTTATAAGACTTATCGCCATTTTATTTTAGATCAACTAGAAGATTACAAATTAAAAAGTGATCTGTTAGTAATTCACGGTAATACTGGAGTAGGCAAGACAGATTTGCTTTATTCCTTAAAAGAGAAGGGAGTACCTATTATTGACTTGGAAGGTTTAGCTAATCACCGAGGTTCTGCTTTTGGCAGTATTGGACTTGGAAACCCCACTAATCAAAAGCAGTTTGATTCATTATTATGGGAAAGGCTAGAAGAATTAAGAGATGCCGAATTAATTGCTGTTGAAGCGGAGAGTAACCGAATTGGAATGTCTGTTCTTCCAGATTTCTTTTTACAGGCCATGGAAGATGGAATTCATATTTTAATTGAAAGTTCTTTGAATGTACGAGTTAATAGAATTTATGGGGAGTATGCAGCTGACTATGAAAAAGATCCTGATGCTTTTGTTGATCGCTGGTTAGAATCTCTAACAGCAATTAAGAAGTATATTATTAGAAAGATTGGTAAAAAGGGTTATAATAGATTAGTCAAGCTATCTAAAGCAGGAAAATTAAAACAAGTAATTAAAACACTCTTAACTAAATATTATGATCCATTATATGAATATTCTCAAAGTCAGCATGATAATTTTGTTTTAAGAATAGATTCTGATGATTTGCCAGAGATAAATGATAGAATAATTGATTTTATCGAAAGTTATTAGTGATTCATAGGTGTCAATTTATTAAGTTAAGAAAGGAGTAATTATTTGTGGAAAAAGAGTTACTACAGGATAAATTTATTGGAGCTTTAGTCGGAACTTTTGTTGGAGATGCTTTGGGAATGGTAGTTGAGGGCTATACTAGTGAGGAAATTGAAAATAAGTATGGACAGATTGATTATATGTTAGATGCGAGGTTAGGAGTTGGAACTTATACTGATGATACGGAAATGATGATTGGAGTAGCTGAATCACTAATTGCCTCATCAGGTTTTGATGGAGCAGACATGGCTGAAAAGTTTGTAGCTAATTGTAATTTAGATCGTGGATATGGAGCTGGAACTATTGAAGCTTTAAATAATATTGAAGCTGGTAGCAGCTGGCGTGAGGCAGGGGAAGAAATTTTTGATAATGGCTCATTTGGTAATGGTTCGGCTATGCGAATAGCTCCGATAGGGCTCTTTTATCATACTGATTATGATAAATTAAGAGTGAAAGCAAAAGAGTCAAGTCATATTACTCACACTCATTCTCTTGGAAAGACCGGAGCTGCTATGCAAGCTTTAACTATCGGTTACGCTTTAAATCAAAAGCCAGAAAATAATTTTTTTGTTAATAATTATTTAGATTTTTTAACTGAATATATTAATTTTAAGGAAATTAAATTTAAGCAGCGATTAACCTTTATTAGAGAGTTTTTAGAGAATCGACCTCAGCCGGAGGTAGTACGTGATAAGTTAGGTAATGATGCAAAGATTTTCAATTCAGTACCTACATCGATATATTCTTTTTTAATAAATACTGATGATTTTAGTGAAGCAGTTACTTATGTTATTAATTTAGGCGGGGATACAGATACTTTAGGAGCTATGACAGGAGCTATTGCTGGAGCCTATCACGGTTATAATGCTATACCATCTAATTGGCTAAACCAACTAGAAAATGGAGATAAAGGACTTGCTTATGTTATAGAACTAGGAGAAAAGCTGTTTCAATTAAAGGGATAATTAAAATAAATTGAATAAGACTAAATTTAGTAAAAAGAATCCAGTAATGGGTTCTTTTTTTTATTTCTTTTTAGTATAAATATAAGTAGGTGTAAGAGCCAGTAATAAGTCATGGGGGCATATTAATGATTTATATAAAAAATAAAATACTTCTAAGCATGGCTTTACTACGAGTGATTTCGGGAATTGTAGAATTTAGTGCTGCTTTATTAATGTTGAAGTTTAATTCAGTTGAAAAGGCTCTCCAGTTGAACTCAATTCTTGCTTTAGTAGGGCCAATAATTTTAGTTTTGGTAACTTCTTTGGGATTAGTAGGGATTGCTGAAAAGATTTCATTTTTGAATTTTATGATTATAGCCTCAGGAGTAGGGTTAATATTATTGGGGATTAACTTATAAAAAATACTTTAATGATTAATAAGGAGTGGTCTGTAATGAAGAAAAAAGAAAATAATAATGGATGGAATGTTGATATTGATTTTCCACTTCAAGGTAGAGAAGAAAAACCTCGTCAAATCGGTTTGACTATGACCTTGGATAAAGGGTTAGGATTAAACCAAACTGAAGATTTAATGGAAATGGCAGCTGATTATATTGACTTTCACAAATTAAGTTTTGGAACTTCAGCCCTTTATTGTTCAGAACTATTAAGCCAAAAGATTGATCTAATAA belongs to Sporohalobacter salinus and includes:
- a CDS encoding TrkH family potassium uptake protein; this translates as MRLKIIFNILGKLLIFAGLAMLLPLAVALFYREVDALSFLVSMGLTISVGKIMQKFSCSQQEIRHREGFAIVTLGWILISLFGAIPFMLSGVFDNFVNAFFESVSGFTTTGATVILSLESLSHSILFWRSLSHWLGGMGIIVMSIAILPELAGSMQLFKAEVPGPVNDRLRPRIKETAKTLWVIYILLTIAQIFFLFLNDMSLFDAILHSFGTMSTGGFSSRTLSVRAYDSLIIEAIMVFFMFLAGTNFTLHYQVLQGNIKALFNNKEFRFYLFLVSTAILLITVNLRLQVYKGWLQSIRYAAFQTLSIMSTAGFATVDYDIWPPFARGILLVLMFIGGCAGSTAGGIKIIRIYALMKKGFQELYKLIHPRAVTSLKIGNRAVSEEVSTSILGFFFLYIIVFVVAAITLTSFGIDLISSISAVAATLGNIGPGLGLIGPLNTYVPLPTVGKLLLSFCMLLGRLEIYTVLVFMLAGFWRR
- a CDS encoding ADP-ribosylglycohydrolase family protein, producing the protein MEKELLQDKFIGALVGTFVGDALGMVVEGYTSEEIENKYGQIDYMLDARLGVGTYTDDTEMMIGVAESLIASSGFDGADMAEKFVANCNLDRGYGAGTIEALNNIEAGSSWREAGEEIFDNGSFGNGSAMRIAPIGLFYHTDYDKLRVKAKESSHITHTHSLGKTGAAMQALTIGYALNQKPENNFFVNNYLDFLTEYINFKEIKFKQRLTFIREFLENRPQPEVVRDKLGNDAKIFNSVPTSIYSFLINTDDFSEAVTYVINLGGDTDTLGAMTGAIAGAYHGYNAIPSNWLNQLENGDKGLAYVIELGEKLFQLKG
- a CDS encoding ABC transporter permease translates to MNRSIFKLVLSLLSILLLFFILAPLTKLLTGSSTELILSTLQEQKVYNSLLTTFKASLVATLITLFLGIPLAYLLARGNFPGQALIEGIINLPVIIPHTAAGIALLTVFGSQFFGGKFFSKLGIEFVGEFAGIVIGMMFVSLPFLVNEVKEGFRSIDDRLEKVSRTLGATPAQTFFKVALPLNKNHIISGSVMMWGRGLSEFGAVVILAYHPMTAPILIYERFTSYGLKYSKPIAIVMVLVTLSIFIGLRLLYGREGEKN
- the wtpA gene encoding tungstate ABC transporter substrate-binding protein WtpA, with protein sequence MLKKKLATVLILLVALMAIGHVGQAINPKEVEGKITIFHAGSLAIPFKQVEEAFEAKYPQADVIREAAGSRTTVRKVTDLGRKADIVGSADFTVIEKLMMPEFTEWRANFATNEMAIMYTPHSKYTDEINSDNWYEILLRDDVAYGHSNPNADPCGYRSQLVWKLAEDYYNELGLYDKLDAGCPTKNIRPKETDLIAMLEAGELDYLFIYRSVAQQHDMSFVVLPEKISLKTNRYADFYSTVSFDVSGKKPGEKITKTGRPMVYGVTIPKNAPNKTGAVAFMKFLLGEEGQEIMRKNGQPPIAPAKVDNLDKVPADLRSTVEE
- a CDS encoding acylphosphatase, whose amino-acid sequence is MSTKSAIKVTVKGRVQGVGYRAFTHQKATKLGLRGYVRSSDGNEIEVFAEGNQESLEELVDLLESGPARAEIEDVEWEWADVTDDYIRFAIKY
- a CDS encoding YqhV family protein translates to MIYIKNKILLSMALLRVISGIVEFSAALLMLKFNSVEKALQLNSILALVGPIILVLVTSLGLVGIAEKISFLNFMIIASGVGLILLGINL
- the wtpC gene encoding tungstate ABC transporter ATP-binding protein WtpC, yielding MIKLENISKNLGNFKLKNINLELKEEEYFTILGPTGTGKSILLEVIAGLQQPEEGDIWFGDKLVNDLPPEERQIGMVYQNYMLFPHLNVKDNILFGLKIRRESATRKKRKLQEIVSLLGISNFLDRSIKTLSGGEKQRVALARALIISPNVLLLDEPLSALDPSTKTKIQQDLKRVHTELGTTTLHVTHDFNEALSLADRIAIMQQGEIVQIGPSQQVFKQPESSFVAEFVGSKNIFVGKIIYKDDKKLIKVNDDVELEIATEKEGQVSLIIRPEDIIISLRSFNSSARNSYQGVVKAIEKRMSIVEVIVDIGIEITAYVTYRSLEEMEIEPEEEVYITFKATAGHIIEKVNDTTKIRGV
- the pgsA gene encoding CDP-diacylglycerol--glycerol-3-phosphate 3-phosphatidyltransferase, with translation MNMANRLTLSRILIIPIFLYIFFVQFKYHLLIAGVIFFLSGLTDLFDGYIARTYNQVSNLGKLLDPLADKLTMVTVFTALAINQLIPIGILLVVVCREIIILSGAIFVYLNKADIINPSKFGKYATLFLYITAFSYIVRWEFFQYFVFLAIPLTIISGIDYCIKAYNTFING
- the mnmH gene encoding tRNA 2-selenouridine(34) synthase MnmH, translating into MKSITYLQTLDKDSLIYVDVRSPKEFTESTIPGAVNIPIFDNEERDEIGTIYNQESQMKARMLGMELLAPKLPRLVKEIRTLTKKYKYVVLFCARGGLRSESIGVITELIGVKLYKLEGGYKTYRHFILDQLEDYKLKSDLLVIHGNTGVGKTDLLYSLKEKGVPIIDLEGLANHRGSAFGSIGLGNPTNQKQFDSLLWERLEELRDAELIAVEAESNRIGMSVLPDFFLQAMEDGIHILIESSLNVRVNRIYGEYAADYEKDPDAFVDRWLESLTAIKKYIIRKIGKKGYNRLVKLSKAGKLKQVIKTLLTKYYDPLYEYSQSQHDNFVLRIDSDDLPEINDRIIDFIESY
- a CDS encoding HTH domain-containing protein, with protein sequence MSEAYNLTEVMTISDMAYKILKEHKEPLHYKEIFEKISKVKQIKNSGSVQSCIYSEDKFIRMGEGYWGLTEWLLSGLRFIYSIKPLEYQRRTLKIDYDHELYFPYYIQNQEIDIEFKDRKYTGIRKDKQTFELEDFYNNEPINPRDKLIIKISDVNKLNYEIVDLKPKNIELDNLNQRIADLAFKVLEKKRGIMSTTRILEQILIRLLKTGEISSTGEFDLKPLLPLSKILNADGRFNERLAGMFTLNI